TAAAGACGCGCGAAAGATCTGTGACTGGTAGGCGCCGCTACGGAGGCCGAGCCCGAGGATGCCGGCGACGACCGCGCCGGAGATGGTCGTAAAGCCGAAGTAGAGGTCCGGAGCGCGAAGGATGAAGTACATGAAAATCAGGATAACGACGATCGGTGTTCCCCGGAGAACGATACCGACCGTCTCGACGAACGTCCGGCTGTACCGGCCGCCGTACACCTCGATCGCGCCTGCCGGGAAGCCGACTGCAAATCCCAGGAGGATGCTCGCGATCGTCAACCCGATCGTGACGACCAGCCCGCCGAAGAGGTAATCCAGGTTGTCGAGGACGTACAGCCAGTCCTCGAGGTCGCCGACGAACAACAGCGTGTCGGCTACTGGACCGAATAGCGAGCCCGGGATCGTCACGGAACCCGCCGCGGACGGCATTACTCGCCGAACCAGCGGGCGGTGATCTCCTCGTAGGTTCCGTCGTCCTGGACCACAGCGAGGCCATCGTTGAGCCCGGCCTGGACGTCTTCGTCGGCCTGCCGGATGCCGAACCCGAACTGCTCGCCAGTCTCGAAGACGAACGCGACCTCGACGTCACGCTGGGCGGCGAACGTCTCGGCCACCGGCTGGTCGAGTACGATCGCGTCGATGTTCTCGTTTTCGAGGTCCTGGACTGCCAGCACGTAGTTCCCGTACCGACTGAAGTCGTCCTCGGTGATGATCCCCGGCTCGATGAGCTCGCTTTCGACGACACCCGCTCCGGTGGTCCCCTCCT
The Halalkaliarchaeum desulfuricum DNA segment above includes these coding regions:
- a CDS encoding amino acid ABC transporter permease, which gives rise to MPSAAGSVTIPGSLFGPVADTLLFVGDLEDWLYVLDNLDYLFGGLVVTIGLTIASILLGFAVGFPAGAIEVYGGRYSRTFVETVGIVLRGTPIVVILIFMYFILRAPDLYFGFTTISGAVVAGILGLGLRSGAYQSQIFRASLQSVHSGQLEAARAIGMTKRNAVRHVVVPQALRRSVPGFQNEVTIVLKDTSIVFAIGLAELLTRSYQLFTTAEGNTAVLEIILFISAIYFVLTFSTNRALDYVSDYYAIPSGETT